The following are encoded together in the Eubacterium sp. 1001713B170207_170306_E7 genome:
- the uvrA gene encoding excinuclease ABC subunit UvrA, whose translation MKYIDVKGAKEHNLKNINVKIPRDQLVVLTGLSGSGKSSLAFDTIYAEGQRRYVESLSAYARQFLGQTQKPNVESIDGLSPAISIDQKTTNRNPRSTVGTVTEIYDYFRLLYARIGIPHCPKCGKVIESQSVDQIVDTVQALEPGTKFQILAPVVRGEKGQHKKLLDHLKKEGYVRLIVDGEARETSEDIELEKNKKHSIEVVVDRLKSKENMTKRLTDSIETALHLANGLVICDIIGGEQQLFSEKLSCPDCGIAMDTLEPRTFSFNNPFGMCPECHGLGFHKEIDPDLLIPDKSLSVEQGAIKFFGLKNDSKIMVNLIRAIAKKYNFTLDQPLTEAPEAFLQELLYGSDEILEIEYEGKFSGTYTTTFEGLVNNMERRYQETHSEGMRSLIDKYMSEIPCPKCKGKRLNPTSLAVTVQDKNIIDLTDMSVRELLGFFSDMELTETEQMIGEQIFIEINARLKFLQDVGLEYLTLSRAAGTLSGGESQRIRLATQIGSGLVGVLYVLDEPSIGLHQRDNQKLLKTLRRLTDLGNTLVVVEHDDETMEEADWIVDIGPGAGVHGGEIIAEGTVEDIKKAPDSITGQYLSGKKQIAVPKERRAGKGTAITIKGATQNNLKNIDVSFPLGKFICVTGVSGSGKSTLVNEILYKGASQKLYRSFKKPGKYKSIEGLDEIDKVIAIDQSPIGRTPRSNPATYTGVFDMIRDLFAKTPEAKARGYKKGRFSFNVKGGRCEKCSGDGILKIEMHFLPDVYVPCEVCHGQRYNRETLEVKYKGKNIADVLDMTVEESLKFFEHLPNIRNKMQTLYDVGLGYVKLGQPSTQLSGGEAQRIKLATELSKRNTGRTLYILDEPTTGLHMADVSRLIDVLQRLADTGSTVVVIEHQLDMVKVADHIIDLGPEGGDGGGMVVCTGTPEEVAKVKKSYTGQYLAKILHKKY comes from the coding sequence ATGAAATACATAGATGTCAAGGGTGCCAAAGAGCACAACCTTAAAAATATTAATGTCAAAATACCGAGGGACCAGCTGGTGGTGCTGACTGGCCTGAGCGGCTCGGGCAAATCCTCGCTGGCCTTTGATACCATTTACGCGGAGGGGCAGAGACGCTATGTCGAGTCCCTCTCCGCCTACGCCAGACAGTTTCTGGGACAGACCCAAAAGCCCAACGTGGAAAGCATTGACGGCCTGTCGCCGGCCATTTCCATTGACCAGAAAACCACCAACCGCAACCCCCGCTCCACCGTGGGGACCGTGACGGAAATATACGATTATTTCCGTCTGCTTTATGCCCGGATCGGTATCCCGCACTGCCCAAAATGCGGCAAGGTCATTGAGTCCCAGAGTGTGGACCAGATCGTGGACACGGTCCAGGCCCTGGAGCCCGGTACCAAGTTCCAGATTTTGGCGCCCGTGGTGCGCGGCGAAAAGGGACAGCACAAAAAACTACTGGACCATTTGAAAAAAGAAGGCTATGTGCGCCTGATCGTGGACGGTGAGGCCAGAGAGACCAGTGAGGACATCGAGCTGGAAAAAAATAAGAAGCACAGCATCGAGGTCGTAGTTGACCGCCTTAAGAGCAAGGAAAACATGACCAAGCGCCTGACCGATTCCATCGAGACAGCCCTGCACCTGGCCAACGGTCTGGTAATCTGCGACATAATCGGCGGCGAACAGCAGCTTTTCAGCGAAAAGCTGTCCTGTCCCGACTGCGGCATTGCCATGGATACTCTGGAGCCCCGGACCTTTTCCTTTAACAACCCCTTCGGGATGTGCCCCGAGTGCCACGGCCTTGGCTTTCATAAGGAGATTGACCCGGATCTGCTGATCCCGGATAAGAGCCTGTCCGTGGAACAGGGGGCCATCAAGTTTTTCGGGTTGAAGAACGACTCGAAAATCATGGTCAACCTCATACGTGCCATTGCGAAAAAATACAACTTTACCCTGGACCAGCCCCTGACAGAAGCGCCGGAGGCCTTTCTTCAGGAGCTGCTTTACGGCTCGGACGAAATTTTGGAAATTGAGTACGAGGGCAAGTTTTCAGGCACCTATACGACCACCTTTGAAGGCCTTGTCAACAATATGGAGCGCCGCTATCAGGAAACCCACTCCGAGGGCATGCGCAGCCTTATCGACAAGTACATGTCCGAAATCCCCTGTCCGAAGTGCAAGGGAAAACGCCTGAACCCCACCAGCCTTGCGGTCACCGTGCAGGACAAAAACATTATCGATCTGACCGATATGTCGGTCAGGGAGCTTTTAGGCTTCTTTTCAGACATGGAGCTCACGGAAACGGAACAGATGATTGGCGAACAGATTTTTATCGAGATCAACGCCCGCCTGAAATTTTTACAGGATGTTGGCCTGGAATACCTGACCCTGTCCCGGGCCGCGGGAACCCTGTCCGGCGGCGAATCCCAGCGTATCCGCCTGGCGACCCAGATCGGCTCCGGTCTTGTGGGGGTGCTCTATGTGCTGGATGAGCCCAGCATCGGCCTGCACCAGCGGGATAACCAGAAGCTGCTGAAAACCCTGCGCCGCCTCACCGATCTGGGCAATACCCTGGTGGTGGTGGAGCATGATGACGAAACCATGGAGGAAGCGGACTGGATTGTGGACATCGGCCCGGGCGCTGGCGTTCACGGCGGCGAGATCATTGCCGAGGGGACGGTTGAGGATATCAAGAAGGCACCGGACTCCATTACCGGCCAGTACCTGAGCGGTAAAAAGCAGATTGCGGTGCCAAAGGAGCGCCGGGCCGGTAAAGGCACGGCCATCACCATCAAGGGCGCGACCCAGAATAATCTGAAGAACATTGACGTGTCCTTCCCGCTGGGCAAGTTTATCTGTGTCACGGGGGTTTCCGGCTCCGGAAAGAGTACGCTGGTCAATGAGATTTTATACAAGGGCGCTTCCCAGAAGCTATACCGCAGCTTTAAGAAGCCCGGAAAATACAAAAGCATCGAAGGCCTGGATGAGATCGACAAGGTTATCGCCATTGACCAGTCACCCATCGGCCGGACGCCAAGGTCCAATCCGGCCACCTATACCGGCGTGTTCGACATGATCCGGGACCTTTTCGCCAAGACCCCCGAGGCCAAGGCCCGGGGCTATAAAAAGGGCCGCTTCAGCTTTAACGTGAAGGGCGGCCGCTGTGAAAAATGCAGCGGCGACGGCATCCTCAAAATCGAGATGCACTTCCTGCCCGACGTCTATGTGCCCTGCGAGGTCTGCCACGGGCAGCGGTATAACCGCGAAACCCTGGAGGTCAAGTACAAGGGCAAGAACATTGCCGATGTGCTGGATATGACGGTCGAGGAATCCCTGAAGTTTTTCGAGCATCTGCCCAATATCCGCAATAAAATGCAGACGCTGTATGACGTGGGCCTGGGCTACGTGAAGCTGGGACAGCCGTCCACACAGCTTTCCGGCGGGGAGGCCCAGCGGATCAAGCTGGCCACTGAGCTCTCAAAGCGCAATACGGGCCGCACCCTCTATATTCTGGATGAACCGACCACCGGGCTTCATATGGCCGATGTCTCGAGGCTGATCGACGTATTGCAGCGTCTGGCCGATACGGGCAGCACCGTGGTGGTCATTGAGCATCAGCTGGATATGGTTAAGGTTGCCGACCATATTATTGATCTGGGACCCGAGGGCGGCGACGGCGGCGGCATGGTGGTGTGCACCGGCACCCCTGAGGAAGTCGCCAAGGTGAAGAAATCCTACACGGGGCAGTATCTGGCTAAGATTTTACATAAAAAATACTAA
- a CDS encoding FeoA family protein, producing the protein MKTTLKDLRPGESGVVDTISVEGLMRRKLMDMGVTPGVEVMVDKVAPFGDPIEIHLRGYALSLRKNDAENILIA; encoded by the coding sequence ATGAAAACAACATTGAAGGATTTAAGACCTGGTGAATCAGGTGTGGTTGATACAATTTCGGTGGAGGGCCTCATGCGCCGCAAGCTCATGGATATGGGCGTAACCCCCGGTGTTGAGGTCATGGTCGATAAGGTAGCGCCTTTTGGAGATCCGATTGAAATTCACCTTAGAGGCTATGCACTGAGCCTGCGCAAAAACGATGCTGAAAATATATTGATCGCCTGA
- the feoB gene encoding ferrous iron transport protein B produces MNYRVALVGNPNSGKTTLFNSLTGSNLYVGNWPGVTIEKKEGDLRNTTDKITLVDLPGIYSLAPYSMDEIVSRDFLLNEPPDLIINILDASNIERNLYLTTQLMELKIPIIGVLNMMDIVEKKGLKLDLHSLNRGFGFPFVEISAQKGVGIEALIKAVEKKLEEDRKAGKTPEFRPVFPDRIGAAIMDFDNLVQRSYPDILPGYPKLFRSIKLIEKDEEILKKVGDCFGLDQDIYDAREKIHEISGQDVDSTIADYRYRFITGQVAKATKKIGKSHLAFEDRLDRVLMNRYAALPIFFVFMFIIYFVSINVVGDGTTGLIEGFISETLIPGVTGFMEGLNVAPWLIALVTEGAITGVGAVLTFIPQITVLFIFVSVLEDSGYMARVAFMMDRVFRKFGLSGKSFIPMVVGLGCSVPGIMATRTLENERERKLTIILTPFISCGAKMPIYVLMASAFFSKAQSVMVFSLYIVSLLVVFVSGVVLSKTVFKGQDSGYLLELPPYRLPVLKNTVTQVWQRVKEFIVRAGTIIFAASVILWFLQNFGTDFQMTANADESILATFGKIIAPVFAPLGFGNWVASVSVLSGIAAKEMIISTMSVLTSTFDGGFTMALGQIFTPLSAYSFILFVLLASPCMAALATMKKELGSWKTFGFAILYQTGTAYLISMLVYQVGSLFI; encoded by the coding sequence ATGAATTATCGTGTTGCACTGGTGGGAAATCCGAACTCTGGAAAGACCACCCTATTTAACAGCCTGACCGGAAGCAATCTGTATGTGGGGAACTGGCCGGGCGTCACCATTGAAAAAAAGGAGGGGGACCTGCGAAATACCACGGACAAGATCACCCTGGTGGATCTTCCCGGCATTTATTCGCTGGCGCCTTATTCGATGGATGAGATCGTGTCAAGGGATTTTTTGCTGAATGAACCGCCGGACCTGATCATCAATATTTTAGACGCGTCAAACATCGAGCGGAACCTGTACCTGACCACCCAGCTGATGGAATTGAAGATTCCCATCATCGGTGTGCTGAACATGATGGACATCGTTGAGAAAAAGGGCTTGAAGCTGGACCTTCATTCCCTGAACAGAGGCTTTGGCTTCCCATTTGTGGAGATATCGGCCCAAAAAGGGGTGGGCATTGAGGCGCTGATCAAGGCGGTTGAGAAAAAGCTGGAGGAGGACCGGAAAGCCGGAAAAACACCGGAATTCCGTCCGGTTTTTCCAGACCGGATCGGAGCGGCCATCATGGACTTCGACAACCTGGTACAGCGGTCCTACCCGGATATTCTGCCCGGCTATCCAAAGCTGTTCAGAAGCATCAAGCTCATTGAAAAGGATGAGGAAATCCTGAAAAAGGTGGGGGACTGCTTTGGCCTGGATCAGGATATTTACGACGCCCGGGAAAAGATCCACGAGATCAGCGGACAGGATGTGGACAGCACCATCGCGGATTACCGCTACCGTTTTATCACCGGCCAGGTGGCAAAGGCGACGAAAAAGATCGGCAAGAGCCATCTGGCCTTTGAGGACCGCCTGGACAGGGTGCTGATGAACCGCTACGCAGCCCTGCCCATTTTCTTTGTCTTTATGTTCATCATTTACTTTGTATCCATCAATGTGGTGGGAGACGGCACCACGGGCTTGATCGAGGGCTTTATCAGCGAGACGCTGATTCCGGGTGTAACGGGCTTCATGGAGGGGCTGAACGTGGCCCCGTGGCTCATCGCTTTGGTCACCGAGGGGGCCATTACCGGCGTGGGGGCGGTGCTGACCTTTATCCCACAGATTACCGTGCTGTTCATCTTCGTCTCTGTGCTGGAGGACAGCGGCTACATGGCGCGGGTGGCCTTTATGATGGACCGTGTGTTCCGGAAATTCGGCCTTTCAGGAAAATCCTTTATCCCCATGGTGGTGGGGCTTGGCTGCTCGGTGCCGGGGATTATGGCGACACGGACCCTGGAGAATGAGCGGGAGCGCAAGCTCACCATTATCCTGACGCCTTTTATTTCCTGCGGGGCCAAGATGCCGATCTATGTGCTTATGGCGTCGGCCTTTTTCTCAAAGGCCCAGTCGGTCATGGTTTTTTCCTTATATATCGTAAGCCTGCTGGTGGTTTTTGTCTCGGGTGTGGTCTTATCCAAGACGGTGTTTAAGGGGCAGGATTCCGGTTATCTGCTGGAGCTGCCGCCCTACCGCCTGCCGGTGCTTAAAAACACGGTCACCCAGGTATGGCAGCGTGTGAAGGAATTTATCGTGCGGGCCGGCACCATTATCTTCGCGGCTTCGGTTATTCTGTGGTTTCTCCAGAATTTCGGCACGGATTTCCAGATGACCGCCAATGCCGATGAAAGCATTCTGGCAACCTTTGGCAAAATCATCGCCCCGGTTTTTGCCCCTCTGGGCTTTGGCAACTGGGTGGCCAGCGTTTCGGTATTGTCCGGCATCGCGGCCAAGGAGATGATCATCAGTACCATGAGTGTTCTGACCAGTACCTTTGACGGCGGCTTTACCATGGCGCTGGGACAGATTTTCACCCCGCTCTCGGCTTACAGCTTTATCCTGTTTGTGCTTCTGGCCTCGCCCTGCATGGCGGCGCTGGCGACCATGAAAAAGGAGCTGGGAAGCTGGAAAACCTTTGGCTTTGCCATTTTGTACCAGACGGGTACCGCCTATCTGATCTCCATGCTGGTTTATCAGGTCGGAAGCCTGTTTATTTGA
- a CDS encoding putative ABC transporter permease, with protein sequence MKKTQASAQNDSGGRSFAAGLNFYKLFWIFMIGCFLGTILEMIFCFVTQHGLIESRSGLIYGPLNPVYGFGAVVLTIVLRPLAHKRDLIIFLFSMVIGSGFEYLCSAFQQYFMGTVSWDYSNLPLNIGGRTCLLYGLFWGLLGLLWVKDIYPYFSRWIEKIPNKVGVVLTWVLVVFMVFNMAISALAVQRWDQRDHGVKADNAFEEFLDKTYPDDFMRKIYPNMIL encoded by the coding sequence ATGAAAAAGACACAGGCATCTGCCCAAAACGATTCAGGCGGCCGCTCCTTTGCGGCGGGCTTGAATTTTTATAAATTATTCTGGATTTTTATGATCGGCTGTTTTTTAGGGACGATTCTTGAAATGATTTTCTGCTTTGTCACCCAGCATGGCCTGATTGAGAGCCGGTCGGGTCTGATTTACGGTCCCCTTAACCCGGTCTACGGCTTTGGGGCCGTGGTGCTGACCATTGTTTTAAGGCCCCTGGCCCACAAAAGAGACCTGATCATCTTTCTTTTCAGTATGGTTATCGGCTCAGGCTTCGAGTATCTCTGTTCGGCCTTTCAGCAGTATTTTATGGGGACCGTGTCCTGGGATTACAGCAATCTGCCCCTTAACATCGGCGGGCGCACCTGCCTGCTGTACGGCCTGTTCTGGGGGCTTCTGGGGCTTTTGTGGGTAAAGGATATTTACCCGTATTTCTCCAGATGGATCGAAAAAATCCCCAATAAGGTGGGGGTAGTGCTGACCTGGGTGCTGGTGGTGTTTATGGTCTTTAACATGGCGATCTCCGCCCTGGCGGTTCAGCGCTGGGACCAGCGTGACCACGGCGTGAAGGCGGACAATGCCTTTGAGGAATTTCTGGATAAGACCTATCCTGACGATTTTATGCGGAAGATTTACCCGAATATGATCCTTTAG